The proteins below are encoded in one region of Brachyspira intermedia PWS/A:
- the pbpC gene encoding penicillin-binding protein 1C has product MEKIIRRIALTIIYTLLLSIIAVSIIFIPKGYNFYKYCKEYINKPFSENELNINEERALKIYDRNLILISTIFPKHGGFFEEVKYNDLSTNLINAVVSAEDKNFFNHNGIDYKAIIRAFLSNLISGRVVSGGSTITQQLAKNIIPRERTYINKFYEALDAIRLERNLTKEQIITEYLNRVFFGNNCYGVGAASDLYFHKKAKDLNINESAMLASIIKSGTKFNPYKYEERLKSRRIYVLGEMKNNNFITEENYNQYTNEKLKIFDDKEKYTFKAPHFTMYAKESLEQLKYTGVIELRTTLDYKMQKEAVLVISNSSQSLHTFNVRNISCVILNAKTGEVLSMIGSMDYFDAETHGAVNGATALRQAGSTLKPFMYAYLFDKGESPASVIADIKTHINSPGGDYIPENFDHKYRGPVTIRDALANSLNIPAVKWLARYSIKDFQNILLKSGLSSIDKNPDYYGYSLVLGSAEVRLVDLASAYTIFPNSGTFINNYSITSLKKANGEVITLPKKTTRKVISEESAYLITSILSDRNARMGSFRSYKGIVYPFSIAIKTGTSKGSRDAWAIGYTKDYIVGIWLGDFAGSEMINITGGNGAVPILYDLFTMLNKSQKETKWNKPDTIVKREICLISGKLRGEFCKETRMEEFSHINVPKEECDVHNLYIKTNYDGSISEKVFVNLPSEYNGWIREQQIERPTSEWTKVNNIYAYNRMKNTINNQNSGLETHTDSTTENINNAENTFVYDSAERPQMNLNAVPYASPERTINIKERLSIKEPTDNSVYKIDSTLPIEYQNIFISSYIPKNVVSANLYCNKEIIANIDDLKKQYIRWNLKHGDYIFYIEAKTEEGETIKSSPVKIYVQ; this is encoded by the coding sequence ATGGAAAAAATTATTAGAAGAATAGCATTAACTATAATATACACTTTGTTATTATCTATAATAGCAGTTTCAATTATATTCATACCAAAAGGATATAATTTTTATAAATACTGCAAAGAATATATCAATAAACCTTTTTCAGAAAATGAATTAAATATAAATGAAGAACGTGCTTTAAAAATATATGATAGAAACTTAATACTTATATCAACAATATTTCCAAAGCATGGAGGATTCTTTGAAGAAGTAAAATATAATGATTTATCAACAAATTTAATAAATGCTGTTGTAAGTGCTGAGGATAAAAATTTCTTTAATCATAACGGTATAGATTATAAAGCTATAATAAGAGCATTTTTATCAAATCTTATAAGCGGAAGAGTAGTATCAGGCGGAAGTACTATAACTCAGCAGCTTGCTAAAAATATTATTCCTCGCGAAAGAACATATATAAATAAATTCTATGAAGCACTTGATGCAATAAGATTGGAAAGAAATCTCACAAAAGAACAAATAATTACAGAATATTTAAATAGAGTATTCTTTGGAAATAACTGTTATGGTGTAGGTGCTGCAAGCGATTTATACTTTCATAAAAAAGCAAAAGATTTAAATATCAATGAATCTGCAATGCTTGCTTCTATAATAAAATCCGGTACTAAATTTAATCCTTATAAATACGAAGAAAGATTAAAATCAAGAAGAATATATGTACTTGGAGAGATGAAGAATAATAACTTTATAACAGAAGAAAATTATAATCAATATACAAATGAAAAATTAAAAATTTTTGATGATAAAGAAAAATATACTTTCAAAGCTCCTCACTTCACAATGTATGCAAAAGAATCATTAGAGCAATTAAAATATACCGGAGTAATTGAATTAAGAACAACATTAGATTATAAAATGCAAAAGGAAGCTGTTTTAGTTATAAGCAATTCAAGTCAGTCGCTTCATACTTTCAATGTAAGAAATATATCATGTGTAATACTTAATGCCAAAACAGGCGAAGTTCTTTCAATGATAGGTTCTATGGATTACTTTGATGCTGAAACTCATGGTGCTGTTAATGGAGCTACTGCATTAAGACAAGCAGGAAGTACTTTAAAACCTTTTATGTATGCATATTTATTTGATAAAGGAGAATCCCCTGCTTCGGTTATAGCTGATATTAAAACTCATATAAATTCACCAGGCGGAGATTATATACCGGAAAATTTCGATCATAAATACAGAGGACCTGTTACCATAAGAGATGCATTAGCTAATTCACTTAATATACCTGCTGTTAAATGGCTGGCAAGATACAGTATAAAAGATTTTCAAAATATACTTTTAAAATCCGGATTAAGTTCTATAGATAAAAATCCTGATTATTATGGTTATTCTTTGGTTTTGGGAAGTGCTGAAGTACGTTTAGTTGATTTAGCTTCAGCATATACAATATTTCCAAATTCAGGAACATTTATAAATAATTATTCTATAACTTCATTAAAAAAAGCTAATGGAGAAGTTATTACTCTACCTAAAAAAACTACAAGAAAAGTAATATCTGAAGAAAGTGCATATTTAATAACAAGCATACTATCAGACAGAAATGCCAGAATGGGTTCATTTAGAAGCTATAAAGGAATAGTTTATCCATTTTCTATAGCTATAAAAACAGGTACTTCAAAAGGTTCAAGAGATGCTTGGGCTATAGGATATACAAAAGATTATATAGTTGGCATTTGGCTTGGTGATTTTGCAGGAAGCGAGATGATAAATATAACTGGTGGTAATGGAGCTGTTCCTATACTTTATGATTTATTTACTATGCTTAATAAAAGTCAGAAAGAAACTAAATGGAATAAGCCTGATACTATAGTAAAAAGAGAAATCTGTCTTATAAGCGGAAAACTTAGAGGAGAGTTCTGTAAAGAAACAAGAATGGAAGAGTTTTCTCATATAAATGTGCCAAAAGAAGAATGCGATGTACATAATCTATATATAAAAACAAATTATGACGGTTCAATTAGTGAAAAAGTATTTGTAAACCTTCCAAGTGAATATAATGGCTGGATTAGAGAACAGCAAATAGAACGCCCTACTTCAGAATGGACAAAAGTTAATAACATATATGCATACAATAGAATGAAAAATACTATCAATAATCAAAATAGCGGTTTAGAAACTCATACTGATAGTACAACAGAAAATATTAATAATGCAGAAAATACTTTTGTATATGATTCAGCTGAAAGACCCCAAATGAATTTAAATGCTGTTCCTTATGCCTCACCTGAAAGAACTATAAATATAAAAGAACGTCTATCAATAAAAGAGCCTACAGACAACTCTGTATATAAAATAGATTCTACACTTCCTATAGAATATCAAAATATATTCATATCTTCATACATACCTAAAAATGTTGTAAGTGCTAATCTATACTGTAATAAAGAAATAATAGCAAATATTGATGATTTAAAAAAACAATACATAAGATGGAATTTGAAACATGGTGATTACATTTTTTATATAGAAGCAAAAACGGAAGAAGGAGAAACTATAAAAAGTTCGCCTGTTAAAATATATGTACAGTAA
- a CDS encoding FecR domain-containing protein produces the protein MLNKKIISILLMLSIAFSLQSAYKTNQYMKVVDVKGKVKISSQKAIVKPAQNGDLLFSKDNISTEANSSLTSYLESNNIFKVKGNSSLNIDESYDKAGNTKLHLNKGDFLIAASSNAKPDSIIISTSNANIKVSGVAAVTYNDGNTKAQFLYGDGEVNGTKVDQFMEANIDNSNKISIKNIELNQDLTNTINEIASMPYVETVVPEKIDINDIKNQVSTETNTVAEITSIDYVGNTNENRTTFVITNEIRK, from the coding sequence ATGTTGAATAAAAAAATTATTTCTATATTGTTAATGCTTTCTATAGCTTTTAGTTTGCAGTCAGCTTATAAAACAAATCAATATATGAAAGTAGTAGATGTAAAAGGAAAAGTAAAAATATCTTCTCAAAAGGCTATAGTAAAACCTGCACAAAACGGCGATTTATTATTCAGCAAAGATAATATTTCTACAGAAGCAAATTCTTCTCTCACTTCATATTTAGAGAGCAATAATATATTCAAAGTTAAAGGAAACTCATCATTAAATATTGATGAATCTTATGATAAAGCAGGTAATACAAAATTGCATTTAAATAAAGGTGATTTTTTAATAGCAGCTTCATCTAATGCTAAACCGGATTCTATTATAATTTCTACTTCAAATGCTAATATTAAAGTATCAGGAGTAGCTGCTGTAACATATAATGATGGAAATACAAAAGCACAATTCTTATATGGAGATGGTGAAGTAAATGGCACTAAAGTTGATCAATTTATGGAAGCTAATATAGATAATTCCAATAAAATATCTATAAAAAATATAGAATTAAATCAGGATTTAACTAATACTATAAATGAAATAGCTTCAATGCCTTATGTTGAAACTGTTGTTCCTGAAAAAATAGATATTAATGATATAAAAAATCAAGTAAGTACTGAAACTAATACAGTAGCAGAAATTACATCTATAGATTATGTAGGCAATACTAATGAAAACAGAACTACATTTGTAATTACTAATGAAATAAGAAAATAA
- the dxs gene encoding 1-deoxy-D-xylulose-5-phosphate synthase yields the protein MYLESINTPSDIKNLDIEQLKLLASEIREFLINNVSNTGGHLGSNLGVVDLTLVLHYLFDSPKDAFIFDVGHQSYTHKILTGRKDKFNTLRTYGGISGFPKRMESEHDIEETGHSSTSLSFAYGLACSKEILGLRGEVIAIIGDGAMTGGMALEAMNNIANTNTDIIIVLNNNEMSIGKNIGAISKFLNTTLNDSLVQEASEKVRDLVSTLPFGDIANEFIDRGKGAIRTFVAPGIAFREMGFKYFGPVDGHSFEDLISTFQKAKSIRGPRLVQVNTIKGKGYKIAEENPSKFHGIGPFDIETGELKNKSSSKTFSNLAGECIIKAAEENKNIVAITAAMESGTGLTEYAKLFKDRFFDVGIAEQHAITFAVGLSENGIIPFVCLYSTFLQRGYDQVIHDIGIMNANVKLMIDRAGLVPEDGDTHQGVFDVSFLRIIPNITIMAPVGEKDFRDMVQKSVEYRGPTVMRYNKSAVRELKANIVSDNFEIGKAHIIRESNKEKNLIISYGPTLIDIVDAVDEINFDCSIINLSTLKPLDEETILNMIRKADKILIIEESIKNGGIGSAILELMSDNEIYKNVKVHALPDKFFEVATRNELLKIYKLDKEGIKETIKSYF from the coding sequence ATGTACTTAGAATCTATCAATACTCCTTCAGATATAAAAAATTTAGATATAGAACAATTAAAATTATTAGCTTCAGAGATAAGAGAGTTTTTAATAAATAATGTATCTAATACAGGCGGACATTTGGGTAGTAATTTAGGAGTTGTAGATTTAACTTTGGTACTGCATTATTTATTTGATTCTCCTAAAGATGCTTTTATATTTGATGTTGGGCATCAGTCATATACTCATAAAATTCTCACAGGAAGAAAAGATAAATTTAACACTTTAAGAACTTACGGTGGTATATCAGGCTTTCCTAAAAGAATGGAATCGGAACATGACATTGAAGAAACAGGACATTCATCTACTTCATTATCATTTGCTTACGGATTAGCATGTTCAAAGGAGATTTTAGGACTTAGAGGCGAAGTTATAGCTATTATTGGGGATGGTGCTATGACAGGCGGAATGGCTTTAGAAGCTATGAATAATATTGCAAATACAAATACTGATATAATAATTGTTTTGAACAATAATGAAATGTCTATAGGTAAAAATATAGGTGCTATATCAAAATTTTTAAATACTACATTAAATGACAGTTTAGTTCAGGAAGCATCAGAGAAGGTGAGGGATCTTGTGTCAACTTTGCCTTTTGGAGATATTGCTAATGAATTTATAGATAGAGGAAAAGGTGCTATTAGAACTTTTGTAGCTCCTGGAATTGCTTTCAGAGAAATGGGATTTAAATATTTCGGTCCTGTTGATGGTCATAGTTTTGAAGATTTAATTAGTACTTTTCAGAAAGCAAAATCAATAAGAGGACCTAGATTAGTTCAGGTTAATACTATTAAAGGTAAAGGATATAAAATAGCAGAAGAAAATCCTTCTAAATTTCATGGTATAGGACCTTTTGATATAGAAACAGGAGAATTAAAAAATAAATCTTCTTCAAAAACTTTCTCTAATTTAGCTGGAGAATGCATAATAAAAGCAGCCGAAGAAAATAAAAATATTGTTGCTATAACTGCTGCTATGGAATCAGGTACAGGTTTAACTGAATATGCAAAACTTTTTAAAGATAGATTCTTTGATGTCGGTATAGCAGAACAGCATGCTATTACTTTTGCTGTGGGGCTTTCTGAAAATGGTATAATACCTTTTGTATGTTTGTATTCTACATTCCTTCAAAGAGGATATGATCAGGTTATACATGATATTGGTATAATGAATGCTAATGTTAAGCTTATGATAGATAGGGCAGGACTTGTTCCAGAAGACGGAGATACTCATCAGGGTGTATTTGATGTATCTTTTTTAAGAATCATACCTAATATTACAATTATGGCTCCGGTTGGAGAAAAAGATTTTAGGGATATGGTACAAAAATCTGTAGAATATAGAGGTCCTACGGTTATGAGATATAATAAATCAGCTGTAAGAGAATTAAAGGCGAATATTGTATCTGATAATTTTGAGATAGGAAAAGCTCATATTATAAGAGAATCTAATAAAGAAAAAAATCTTATAATAAGTTATGGTCCTACGCTTATTGATATAGTTGATGCTGTTGATGAAATTAATTTTGACTGTTCAATAATAAATCTTTCTACTTTAAAGCCTCTCGATGAAGAAACTATTTTAAATATGATTAGAAAAGCAGATAAAATTTTAATAATAGAAGAAAGTATAAAAAATGGCGGTATTGGAAGTGCAATATTAGAATTAATGTCTGATAATGAAATATATAAAAATGTAAAAGTTCATGCTTTACCGGATAAATTTTTTGAAGTTGCCACTAGAAATGAGCTTTTAAAAATTTATAAATTAGATAAAGAAGGTATAAAGGAAACTATTAAAAGTTATTTTTAA
- the pyrB gene encoding aspartate carbamoyltransferase, with translation MRNFISIKELSKEEVIEVLDVAKELDNTDSRERRKLMDGMIMTSIFFEPSTRTRLSFTSAAYRLGCKELGFDNPDQSSIKKGESLRDTIIMVSAYSDIIVMRHSIDGAAKFAEEVTNCPIINAGDGANEHPSQTLLDLYTLREELGTIENKKLAFVGDTRYGRTVHSLVDGLMMFNGEFYFISPDVIQIPDYILKELDNANIKYKKLSNYEEVLKEIDCLYMTRVQKERFDDINEYEEVKHAFRISKDSIVGKCKDDMIILHPLPRVDEINIDLDDTKYAKYFIQARNGVPTRMAMMALATDAIKSKVKRKEMNYEVVENKEIVCPNNKCVTHFEETKNRVVKKGYGDFCYYCNREIGK, from the coding sequence ATGAGGAACTTTATATCTATCAAAGAGTTATCAAAAGAGGAAGTTATTGAAGTATTAGATGTAGCTAAGGAGTTGGATAACACTGATAGTAGAGAAAGAAGAAAATTAATGGACGGAATGATAATGACAAGTATATTCTTCGAGCCTTCTACAAGGACAAGATTATCATTCACATCAGCTGCTTACAGATTGGGATGCAAAGAGTTAGGATTTGATAACCCAGATCAAAGTTCTATAAAAAAAGGAGAATCTTTAAGAGACACTATAATCATGGTTTCTGCCTATTCAGATATTATAGTTATGAGGCATAGTATTGACGGAGCTGCTAAATTTGCTGAAGAAGTTACAAACTGTCCTATCATAAATGCCGGAGACGGTGCTAACGAACACCCTAGTCAAACTTTATTGGATTTATACACATTAAGAGAAGAATTAGGAACTATAGAAAATAAAAAACTTGCTTTTGTAGGGGACACAAGATACGGAAGAACTGTTCACTCTTTAGTTGATGGTTTAATGATGTTCAATGGTGAGTTCTATTTTATATCTCCTGATGTTATACAAATACCTGATTATATATTAAAAGAATTGGATAATGCAAATATAAAATACAAAAAACTTAGCAATTATGAAGAAGTATTAAAAGAAATAGACTGTCTATATATGACTAGGGTACAAAAAGAAAGATTTGATGATATCAATGAATATGAAGAAGTTAAACATGCATTCAGAATATCAAAAGATAGTATTGTTGGAAAATGTAAAGATGATATGATAATACTTCACCCTCTTCCAAGAGTTGATGAAATTAATATAGATTTAGATGATACAAAATACGCTAAATATTTTATACAGGCTAGAAACGGAGTTCCTACAAGAATGGCTATGATGGCTTTGGCTACAGATGCTATAAAATCTAAAGTAAAAAGAAAAGAAATGAATTATGAAGTTGTAGAAAATAAAGAAATAGTTTGTCCTAATAATAAATGCGTTACACATTTTGAAGAAACAAAAAATAGAGTTGTGAAAAAAGGTTATGGAGATTTCTGCTATTACTGCAATAGAGAAATAGGAAAATAA
- a CDS encoding dihydroorotase, which produces MIIKNAKIPNNEKIVSIIIENEKIKNIDYDNNFEKYISDNKTDDIIDANYNYVLSGIIDPHTHMRDPGLTHKEDFNSGSKACARGGVTVFLDMPNTVPNTISKENLISKKSMMIGKSYVDYGFHFGGSKADNSDDIKNIINDAASTKIFFNASTGNMLVEDDKILEKLFEVSKIVTVHAEDKMVDKAIKIAKNTNTPLYLCHLSLESEIDSLRKAKDSGMIIYGEATPHHLFLNTEDVNKNDRNKMLLRMKPELREKSDNKALWNAILDGTIDTIGTDHAPHLISEKLEKLTFGVPSVEHSLELMLKKVNDNTIDLKLLTKIMSEKSAEIFSMKDKGLLKENYDADLVIIDLNDHSEIEEKDIITKAGWSPYIGYQRGGKVLTTIVRGNIVYNNGKFTDNFIGKEITYSN; this is translated from the coding sequence ATGATAATAAAAAATGCTAAAATCCCAAATAATGAAAAAATAGTATCTATAATAATAGAAAATGAAAAAATAAAAAATATAGATTATGATAATAATTTTGAGAAATATATATCTGATAATAAAACAGATGATATAATAGATGCTAATTATAATTATGTGCTTTCAGGAATAATAGACCCTCATACACATATGAGAGATCCAGGACTTACTCATAAAGAGGATTTTAATTCTGGAAGTAAAGCCTGTGCAAGAGGTGGTGTTACAGTATTTTTGGATATGCCTAATACTGTACCAAACACCATTTCAAAAGAAAATCTAATCTCAAAAAAATCTATGATGATTGGAAAATCTTATGTAGATTACGGCTTTCATTTCGGAGGAAGCAAAGCAGATAACAGCGATGATATAAAAAATATTATCAATGATGCCGCATCTACAAAAATTTTCTTTAATGCCTCTACAGGAAATATGCTTGTAGAAGATGATAAAATATTAGAAAAATTATTTGAAGTTTCAAAAATAGTTACAGTTCATGCTGAAGATAAAATGGTTGATAAGGCAATAAAAATAGCAAAAAATACTAATACCCCATTATATTTATGCCATTTATCACTTGAAAGCGAAATTGATTCACTAAGAAAAGCAAAAGACTCTGGAATGATAATTTACGGAGAAGCTACTCCTCATCATTTATTTTTAAATACAGAAGATGTAAATAAAAATGATAGAAATAAAATGCTCCTTAGAATGAAACCTGAATTAAGAGAAAAGTCCGACAATAAAGCATTATGGAACGCAATATTAGACGGCACTATAGATACTATAGGCACAGATCATGCTCCTCATTTGATAAGTGAGAAATTAGAAAAACTTACATTCGGAGTTCCTTCTGTTGAACATTCTCTTGAGTTGATGCTCAAAAAAGTTAATGATAATACTATAGATTTAAAATTACTTACAAAAATTATGAGTGAAAAATCTGCTGAAATTTTCTCTATGAAGGATAAAGGCTTATTAAAAGAAAATTATGATGCCGATTTAGTAATAATAGATTTAAATGACCATTCAGAAATAGAAGAAAAAGATATAATCACTAAAGCAGGCTGGTCACCTTATATAGGTTATCAAAGAGGCGGAAAAGTTTTAACTACTATAGTACGAGGAAATATAGTATATAATAATGGCAAATTCACTGACAATTTTATAGGAAAAGAGATAACTTATAGTAATTAA
- a CDS encoding DUF3089 domain-containing protein: MRGIQMIKIKIFITILSSIIILSCSANNNTAETKLTDYSDKNNWLSIPSTSNEVDVFYLYSTTWTRANSNDSIVCPIDYEPMRSTITNSMLEQTGIFEEVGNVYAPFYRQADALYLMNTNNNISKEEQDKYFYSSPKEDAIAAFDYYIKNYNNGKPFILAGHSQGAMMIKEILIDYFKTNENLKNRMVAAYIFGYSVTQQDLDENPHLRFANGEYDTGVIISYNTEAPDFNGYNPVLLEGAISINPISWTLDETLATKEQSLGANISHNYGNPKANIVTNAGKPSKIADAKVDKARGVIRCSTINIDDFYVRGGGVFEKGVYHVYDIALYYYDLKENVRKRVGAFWK, translated from the coding sequence ATGAGAGGAATTCAAATGATAAAAATTAAAATCTTTATTACTATTTTATCAAGTATTATAATTCTAAGCTGTTCTGCAAACAATAATACAGCAGAAACAAAATTAACCGATTATTCAGACAAAAATAATTGGCTTAGTATACCTTCAACATCAAATGAAGTAGATGTATTTTATTTATATTCTACAACTTGGACAAGAGCAAATAGTAATGACAGTATAGTATGCCCAATAGACTATGAACCAATGAGAAGTACCATTACAAATTCAATGCTTGAACAAACAGGAATATTCGAAGAAGTTGGAAATGTATATGCTCCGTTTTACAGACAAGCTGATGCTTTATATTTAATGAATACAAATAATAATATAAGCAAAGAAGAACAGGATAAATATTTTTATTCTTCGCCTAAAGAAGATGCAATAGCGGCATTCGATTATTATATAAAAAATTATAATAATGGAAAACCATTCATATTAGCAGGACATTCTCAAGGTGCTATGATGATAAAAGAAATATTAATAGACTATTTCAAAACAAATGAAAATTTAAAAAACAGAATGGTAGCAGCTTATATATTCGGATATTCAGTTACTCAGCAAGATTTAGATGAAAATCCTCATTTGAGATTTGCAAATGGTGAATATGATACAGGAGTAATAATTTCTTATAATACAGAAGCCCCAGATTTTAACGGATATAATCCCGTACTTCTTGAAGGAGCAATTTCAATAAATCCTATATCTTGGACATTAGATGAAACTTTGGCTACTAAAGAACAAAGTTTAGGTGCTAATATATCACATAATTACGGAAACCCTAAAGCTAATATAGTTACAAATGCAGGAAAACCTTCAAAGATAGCCGATGCTAAAGTTGATAAGGCAAGAGGTGTTATAAGATGCAGCACTATAAACATTGATGATTTTTATGTTAGAGGTGGCGGAGTTTTTGAAAAAGGTGTTTACCATGTTTATGATATTGCTCTTTATTATTATGATTTAAAAGAAAATGTAAGAAAAAGAGTAGGAGCTTTTTGGAAATAA
- a CDS encoding TIGR03943 family putative permease subunit, which yields MKKVLFLFAVLLAFSSCSKKEYNDGWFDIEKNYVDIPQKKYDYSSVGTKSANNSQNNNELKQDKIDTSTLDMNNVIEIKERMFINQCNDVYLNPDDYRGKLIKLQGIYDGFTDKETGEKLNFVFRYGPGCCGYDGVAGFEFDYKGNIPNPQDWIEVVGVVEILEIDNYETVRLNAISLNVLDKRGKEFVAN from the coding sequence ATGAAAAAAGTATTATTTTTATTTGCTGTATTATTAGCATTTTCTTCTTGTTCAAAAAAAGAATACAATGATGGTTGGTTTGATATAGAAAAAAATTATGTGGATATACCTCAAAAAAAATATGATTATAGCAGTGTAGGAACTAAATCTGCTAATAATTCTCAAAATAATAATGAGCTTAAACAGGATAAAATAGATACATCAACACTTGATATGAATAATGTAATAGAGATAAAAGAGAGAATGTTTATAAATCAATGTAATGATGTTTATTTGAATCCTGATGATTACAGAGGAAAGTTAATAAAATTGCAGGGAATATATGACGGATTTACTGATAAAGAAACAGGGGAGAAACTTAATTTTGTATTCAGATACGGACCGGGATGCTGCGGATATGATGGGGTTGCCGGATTTGAATTCGATTATAAAGGCAATATACCTAATCCTCAGGATTGGATAGAAGTTGTTGGTGTTGTAGAAATATTAGAAATAGATAATTATGAAACTGTAAGGCTTAATGCAATAAGTTTGAATGTTTTAGATAAAAGGGGCAAAGAATTTGTTGCTAATTAA
- a CDS encoding metal ABC transporter permease, producing MIALIQELFSYTFIVRAVIVGILVSLCAALLGVNLVLKRYSMIGIGLSNVGFGALSLSLMFGFSTLQLSIPIVAIASILLLRLSENSKIKGDAAIALISSVSLAVGIIAITVKTGINTDVCNYMFGSILAMSKSDVYISIAVSIVVIVLYVLFYNKIFLVTFDENFARAVGINAEFYNMLISILTSLIIVLGMRMMGAMLISSLIIFPALTSMRIFNTFKSVVISSAILSVFCFFIGIIVSFQLEYPTGACIVMVNLAMLLIFSIVGRFIKLGAK from the coding sequence ATGATTGCTTTGATTCAGGAACTTTTTTCATATACCTTCATTGTAAGGGCAGTTATAGTAGGCATATTAGTATCATTATGTGCAGCACTTTTAGGTGTTAATTTGGTTTTAAAAAGATATTCTATGATTGGTATTGGGCTTTCTAATGTAGGATTTGGAGCTTTATCTCTTTCTTTAATGTTTGGATTTTCTACTCTTCAGCTTTCAATACCTATAGTTGCCATTGCTTCAATACTGCTTTTGAGATTAAGCGAAAACAGTAAAATAAAAGGAGATGCTGCTATTGCTTTGATATCTAGTGTATCTTTAGCGGTTGGTATCATAGCCATCACTGTAAAGACGGGTATAAATACAGATGTATGTAATTATATGTTTGGCAGTATACTTGCTATGAGCAAAAGCGATGTTTATATAAGTATTGCTGTAAGTATTGTAGTTATAGTGCTTTATGTTCTTTTCTATAATAAAATATTTTTAGTAACATTCGATGAGAATTTTGCCCGTGCTGTTGGAATAAATGCTGAATTTTATAATATGCTTATATCTATACTAACATCTTTGATTATAGTATTAGGTATGAGAATGATGGGAGCTATGCTTATATCAAGTTTGATAATATTTCCGGCACTTACCTCTATGCGTATATTTAATACTTTTAAGAGCGTGGTAATTTCATCGGCTATATTATCTGTATTCTGCTTTTTTATAGGTATAATAGTTTCTTTTCAGCTTGAATATCCTACAGGAGCTTGCATTGTTATGGTAAATTTAGCTATGCTTTTAATTTTTTCTATTGTAGGAAGGTTTATAAAATTAGGGGCTAAATAA
- a CDS encoding metal ABC transporter ATP-binding protein: MLNIKDLSVFYDSNEVLSNINFSLNKGDYLSIIGENGSGKTTLIKTILGLIKPKKGSISFNSIKKNEIGYLPQQGIVQKSFPASVFEVVISGRLNKKKFLPFYTSKDKKITLDNLKKLNIENLKNKSYKDLSGGQQQRVALARALCSTKELLILDEPSTGLDPIATADLYNLIKKLNDEVTIIMVSHDIANAVKYSNKILHINKNILFFGSTEDYTKTDIYRKISGEDMR, translated from the coding sequence ATGTTGAATATAAAAGATTTATCGGTATTTTATGATAGTAATGAGGTATTATCTAATATCAATTTTTCTCTAAATAAAGGAGATTATCTTTCTATAATAGGTGAGAATGGCTCTGGTAAAACCACTTTAATAAAAACAATACTAGGATTAATAAAACCTAAGAAAGGAAGTATATCTTTTAACAGTATAAAGAAAAATGAAATAGGGTATTTGCCTCAGCAGGGAATAGTGCAGAAATCATTTCCAGCAAGCGTATTTGAAGTTGTTATTTCAGGAAGATTGAATAAGAAAAAGTTTCTTCCGTTTTACACTTCTAAAGATAAAAAAATCACTTTAGATAATTTGAAAAAACTTAATATAGAAAATTTAAAAAATAAGTCATATAAAGATTTATCAGGAGGACAACAGCAGAGAGTAGCATTAGCTAGAGCATTATGTTCTACTAAAGAATTACTCATACTTGATGAGCCTTCTACAGGACTTGACCCTATAGCTACAGCTGATTTATATAATTTAATAAAAAAATTAAATGATGAAGTAACTATTATAATGGTTTCGCATGATATAGCGAATGCTGTTAAATACTCTAATAAAATACTTCATATAAATAAAAATATTCTTTTCTTCGGAAGCACAGAAGATTATACAAAAACGGATATATACAGAAAAATATCAGGGGAGGATATGAGATGA